A single window of Gemmatimonadota bacterium DNA harbors:
- a CDS encoding serine hydrolase, producing MRARPAAWVLAASLWAGGSTHAVAQEPHRELLRTSFQERLAQIADGYEGVAGLEVLDLTSGDRFAVRGDWVFPQASAIKVMLLLELFRRAEEEPDLLRRRVEMTDAVRTGGSGVLHLLTDGGSALSLEDHAIYMIVYSDNTATNVLIDALGMDATNALAAQLGAPDTKLQRKMIRPEESARGNENLSTPRDAVRVMERIHRCDLPMGAQACARVREILEIPKEGPVRTPVPSDVPVAFKPGGITGVATVWALVDLPDRPYALSVMSNYGGNGGAVIEAVSAAAWDYFSRLSGVTDHGTRVPLDVKRRIPGGRR from the coding sequence ATGAGGGCGCGGCCCGCGGCATGGGTGCTGGCCGCGAGCCTGTGGGCAGGCGGGAGCACCCACGCGGTGGCCCAGGAACCCCACCGCGAGCTGCTCCGCACGAGCTTCCAGGAGCGCCTGGCGCAGATCGCGGACGGCTACGAGGGCGTCGCCGGCCTCGAGGTGCTCGACCTGACCAGTGGCGACCGGTTCGCCGTGCGTGGCGATTGGGTCTTCCCGCAGGCGTCCGCGATCAAGGTGATGCTGTTGCTGGAGCTGTTCCGGCGGGCGGAGGAGGAGCCCGACCTGCTGCGACGCCGCGTCGAGATGACCGACGCGGTCCGCACCGGCGGCAGCGGCGTGCTGCACCTGCTGACGGACGGAGGCTCGGCGCTCTCGCTGGAGGACCATGCGATCTACATGATCGTCTACTCCGACAACACGGCCACCAACGTATTGATCGACGCGTTGGGCATGGACGCCACCAATGCCCTGGCCGCGCAACTCGGCGCGCCGGACACGAAGCTGCAGCGCAAGATGATCCGACCCGAGGAGTCCGCGCGCGGCAACGAGAACCTGTCGACTCCCCGCGACGCGGTGCGGGTGATGGAGCGCATCCACCGCTGCGACCTGCCCATGGGTGCGCAGGCGTGCGCGCGGGTCCGGGAGATCCTGGAGATCCCGAAGGAGGGCCCCGTACGCACGCCCGTCCCCTCCGACGTGCCGGTGGCCTTCAAGCCGGGCGGCATCACCGGCGTGGCCACGGTCTGGGCGCTCGTGGACCTGCCGGACCGACCCTACGCCCTCTCCGTGATGTCCAACTACGGGGGCAACGGGGGCGCGGTGATCGAAGCGGTCTCGGCCGCCGCCTGGGACTACTTCAGCCGGTTGAGCGGCGTGACGGACCACGGCACGCGGGTGCCGCTGGACGTGAAGCGACGGATCCCGGGGGGACGCCGCTGA